A part of Candidatus Neomarinimicrobiota bacterium genomic DNA contains:
- a CDS encoding sterol desaturase family protein: protein MDLTLITSGTVLLLIAAVIHFMENQKPLEAIKRLSNIKFDITVIVISTMFVFFIMDYLLNETIVSNIHMVVGLGNSVGSMPPWLRLILALIIGDFGYYIFHRIMHLKPMWNTHRFHHSIKDIYWFSGLRTSFLNSFIIRIPYLVGFQMFEVPYRELIIASILLILVNFWIHGNLKLKMDSVLSNIIITPRFHRLHHVNDERVAGNNFGNIFSVWDQLFGTAIFDESFDRSEKGEVVEWKEVPRQIIGF from the coding sequence ATGGATTTAACACTAATTACTTCTGGGACAGTATTGTTATTGATTGCCGCCGTAATCCATTTCATGGAAAACCAAAAACCTTTAGAAGCAATCAAGCGATTATCTAATATAAAGTTTGATATTACTGTAATTGTAATTTCCACAATGTTTGTGTTTTTTATTATGGATTATCTGCTGAATGAAACCATCGTTTCTAATATCCATATGGTTGTGGGATTGGGAAATAGTGTTGGTTCAATGCCACCATGGTTACGTCTTATTTTAGCGCTAATAATTGGTGATTTTGGTTATTATATATTTCATAGAATTATGCACTTAAAACCCATGTGGAATACCCATCGATTTCATCATTCAATCAAAGATATTTACTGGTTTTCGGGGCTTCGCACTTCTTTTTTGAATTCATTTATCATTCGGATTCCATATTTAGTTGGTTTCCAAATGTTTGAAGTACCTTATCGTGAATTAATTATTGCCAGTATTTTACTAATTCTCGTTAATTTCTGGATTCATGGGAATCTTAAATTAAAAATGGATAGCGTACTATCGAATATTATTATTACGCCAAGATTTCATCGATTGCATCATGTGAACGATGAACGTGTGGCCGGTAATAATTTTGGAAATATTTTTTCAGTTTGGGACCAATTGTTTGGTACAGCAATTTTTGATGAATCATTTGATCGATCGGAAAAGGGTGAAGTTGTTGAATGGAAAGAAGTACCTCGTCAAATTATTGGATTTTGA